The nucleotide sequence CTCCGGAATAAATTCCCTTTTTGTCAATATCAGAAGATACCCCGGATTTAGAGCCTATCATAACGCCATCAGCTACATAAACATGATCAGAAATACCAACCTGGCCACCCAGGACAACAAAGTCTCCTATTTTTGAACTACCGCCGATAGCTGTTTGTGCAACAATTATACAATGCTTACCGATTTTTACATTATGTCCAACCTGGACAAGGTTGTCAATTTTTGTCCCCTCCCCGATAACAGTGGAAGACAGTGTACCTTTATCCACTGAGCAGTTGGAACCTATTTCTACATTATCCTCTATAACAACACGCCCAATATGCTTGATTTTCAGATGTCCCTGTTTTGTATTTACAAATCCGAAACCGTCTGAACCGACAACCGTCCCTGCATGGATAATCACATTGTTACCTATAATACAGTTGTCATATATTGTTACATTGGGGTAAATTGTACAGTTATCACCAACAGAAACATTATTTCCAATTACTGCGCCGGACTTGATTTTGCAGCATCTGCCGATTTTACTGGAGGCACCAATACTGACATTATTCCCAATACAAGCATCTCCCGCAATTACAGCATCTTTTTCCACATAAGCGGACTCTGAAATAAACCCGGCATGCTGCTCATCCGGATAAAAAATATCGATAATGCATTTTAAAGCATACTTATAATCATCCACAATAATTGCAGACTTATTAAGGAGATTACTATATTTATCAAACAGTTTTGCAGGCACCACAAAAGCGGAAACGTTTTCAGTGTCATACATTTCAAGCATTTGTATGTCAGTCAGGAGTGCAAGCGAATTATCAGCTGTCTCGTTAATATCAGAGATATCCCCAACTTCTGCATCTTCACCTGAAAGCCTGGCACCGATTTTTTCGGCAATAAAGCTAAGCTTCATGATTAATTGTTTTCCGCATTCCATTCCTTATTATATCTTTCAATCACAATAGGAGTAATATCCACCGTTTCCGAGTTATGAACAATACCTGCTTCCTGCTTTTCCATGATTATGTCATATTTTAGCTCCTTACCGAGTTCACTGACAACCTGTGTCAACTCTTTGGCAATTCTGTTAACATATGATCTTTCCTGCCTCTGCAACTCTGCATTTGAATCCTCTATCATTCTTTTTAAATCCTTCAGTTTATCCTGATACTCTGCCATTTTGTTTTGTTTTGCCTGCTCGGAAAGTACCCCGCTTTGACTGTTGAGTTCTGTCTGCATATTTTGCAGATCTTCTCTTTTTTTCTGAATTTTTTCCTGCATCTCTTTGTACTCTTGCTCTATTTTCTTAGATGCTGCCTTACCTGCATCACACTCATCCAGAGCTTTCTGCATATCCACAACACCCACTTTGAGTTCAGCAAAAGCCATTGATGACAACACAAAAATAAACATGAAACTGATTACTGCTATTTTCCTCACAATTACCTCCTGATTTATATTAATTTTTTAAAACGTCCCGCCTATTGAAAAATCCCACTGGGCTTGCTCTTCATCCTTTTTCTTATCCAATTTGTAGCCATACTCCAATCTGAGAGGGCCTATGGGGCTGAACCAGCGGAAACCAAATCCCACTGAACTTCTCATATCTTTTTCAAAATAATTTTCATCATTATCATATACCTGACCGGTATCATAAAAAAGCACACCTTTCAGATTAGACGCTTCGGAAAGAGGAAAGATTAGCTCTGCATTGAAAAGCAGGAATTTGTTTCCGCCGTATTCATAGCCGTTTTCATCAACCGGGGAAATATCTCCGTAATCAAATCCTCTGACGCTGTGCATTCCACCTAATCTGTACCGCTCATCTATGGGAAGTTTCTTATCATCCAGTGACTCCATATATCCTGCCTCACCGTGCAGCATACCAACAAACTTCCACCAGAGGGGCACATACTGACTTGATTCGATACCGGCTTTGTAAAAATTACTGTCTCCGCCCAGAAACGTATCCGCATATTTTACAAACAAACTTGACTTGTTTCCTCGTGTGGGATCGACAGGATGGTTTAATGTATTCCATACAAGCTTCGGAGTAAAACTTACAGTGGTTGTTATGCCTTTTTGATCCCTGATATATTGTGAGGCGTCATCATCAATTGAAGTTATATCAACTTTTTCATAGGCAAACCGGTAATACATATTAAGTTTTCTTTTAATGATGGGATGCCCTATTCTTAATGCACCGCCTGTAGAATCTTTAGTATATTCGTAGTAACTCCGTCTGAATTTATACAAGTCAAACCCGAATGAGATAGGTCTGTCAAAAAGCCACTGATTAGTAAAACTTAATGTATAGTCTGTTCTTTTGGAAGAGAACTCGGATTTCAGACTCAAATCATAGCCATATCCCAGCAGATTTTTCTGTGAAACCTGTATCATTCCCACAGCACCGTCCAGACTTGAATATCCTGCACCTATGGTAAACATACCTGTGGGCTTTTCATTAACAGACAAATTTAAATTTATACTGTTGTTGTCCACTCTGTCTTCGACCAGCTTCACCTGCTCAAAATAGTTTAGATACTCTATTTGTTTTTTGGACTGTTGAATTTTCAAACTGTCATACTTGTCTTTTTCAACGATATCAAACTGCCTTCTGATAACCCTGTCACGGGTTTTTGTATTGCCGGTTATTTTTATTTTATTAATATAATACAGGTTATTTTCCGTAATTTTATAGGTTATATTAACCTTTCTGGTACTTTCATTAACAGAAGTTGACGGATTAACATTAGCATAAGCGTATCCAATCTTGGTAAACGCCTTTGTTAAAGACTCGATATCTTTCTGAAACTTCTCACTTTTAAAAAGATCCCCCTCTTTAAGGGTAATTACTTTTCTCAAATATTCATCTGTCCGATGCTCATTTCCTTTAAAGCGAATTTCACCTATATGATACTGTTTGCCTTCCTGGATTCGAAAAACAAGGGTAATTTCCGTTTTATCCTCATTATATATAACTTCAGGTTTTCCCACTTTAGCCTGAATATATCCGTTATTAAGATAAGTGGCTCTTATTCTCTCTCTGTCAATTGCCAGTTCCTGAGATTTCAACTTACCACTACCAGTAAACCAAGAAAAAAAACCTTTTTCACTTGTTTGGATAACATCCTTCAGCTTGTCGTCGGATATATTGTCACTCCCGTAAAACTTTATTTCTTCGACCTTAGCTTCTTTTCCTTCGTTGAGAGAAAAAATGACATCAACAGTATTGTCCGGTCTTTGTTCTACAGAAAAATTTATTTTAACATTATAGTAATTTCTGTCCTGATATTCAGCTTTTATAGTCTTTACAGCATTTTCAATAGCAGATTTTTCAAAGGCTTCCCCTTCTGATATAGATAATTTTTCCAGCAGGGCTTTTCTGTCTATTTCCTCATTACCCTCAAAATAGATATCATTGATAAATGGTTTCTCATCTACAATGTATGTAACAATCACCTTATCGGTAACCTTCAAATCAACCTTAATGTTAATAAAAAGACCTGTTTTATACAAAAGTCCGATAGACTTGTCAATTTCCGCCAGCTCAAATTCTGCGCCTTCCTGAACAGCTTTTACAAGAATTTTTTTATCAGGTACCCTCTTGTTACCCTCGACTATCACCCGATCAACTGTGGCTGCGTTCACTGTAAAAGCTGCAGCCAAAACTATCATAATAACCTTCAAATAAAGTCTCATAAAATCACTCATCCAATACATTTATTATATTTTTTATCCTTTCAGATTTGCTCTTGGATAAATTCTTGTTTGCCACAAGACGCGCCGTTGATTCAAGAATTGTTTCAACTTCCTCGAGACCGTTTTTTTTAAGCGTTTCACCGGTGGAAACAAGATCCACAATAAAATCCGACAAACCAAGCAGTGGAGCAATTTCAATCGAT is from Flexistipes sinusarabici DSM 4947 and encodes:
- the lpxD gene encoding UDP-3-O-(3-hydroxymyristoyl)glucosamine N-acyltransferase, which produces MKLSFIAEKIGARLSGEDAEVGDISDINETADNSLALLTDIQMLEMYDTENVSAFVVPAKLFDKYSNLLNKSAIIVDDYKYALKCIIDIFYPDEQHAGFISESAYVEKDAVIAGDACIGNNVSIGASSKIGRCCKIKSGAVIGNNVSVGDNCTIYPNVTIYDNCIIGNNVIIHAGTVVGSDGFGFVNTKQGHLKIKHIGRVVIEDNVEIGSNCSVDKGTLSSTVIGEGTKIDNLVQVGHNVKIGKHCIIVAQTAIGGSSKIGDFVVLGGQVGISDHVYVADGVMIGSKSGVSSDIDKKGIYSGAPVVDHKLWRRNVTAFKDLYKVVRYMKKKEEEENEH
- a CDS encoding OmpH family outer membrane protein encodes the protein MRKIAVISFMFIFVLSSMAFAELKVGVVDMQKALDECDAGKAASKKIEQEYKEMQEKIQKKREDLQNMQTELNSQSGVLSEQAKQNKMAEYQDKLKDLKRMIEDSNAELQRQERSYVNRIAKELTQVVSELGKELKYDIIMEKQEAGIVHNSETVDITPIVIERYNKEWNAENN
- the bamA gene encoding outer membrane protein assembly factor BamA; this encodes MRLYLKVIMIVLAAAFTVNAATVDRVIVEGNKRVPDKKILVKAVQEGAEFELAEIDKSIGLLYKTGLFINIKVDLKVTDKVIVTYIVDEKPFINDIYFEGNEEIDRKALLEKLSISEGEAFEKSAIENAVKTIKAEYQDRNYYNVKINFSVEQRPDNTVDVIFSLNEGKEAKVEEIKFYGSDNISDDKLKDVIQTSEKGFFSWFTGSGKLKSQELAIDRERIRATYLNNGYIQAKVGKPEVIYNEDKTEITLVFRIQEGKQYHIGEIRFKGNEHRTDEYLRKVITLKEGDLFKSEKFQKDIESLTKAFTKIGYAYANVNPSTSVNESTRKVNITYKITENNLYYINKIKITGNTKTRDRVIRRQFDIVEKDKYDSLKIQQSKKQIEYLNYFEQVKLVEDRVDNNSINLNLSVNEKPTGMFTIGAGYSSLDGAVGMIQVSQKNLLGYGYDLSLKSEFSSKRTDYTLSFTNQWLFDRPISFGFDLYKFRRSYYEYTKDSTGGALRIGHPIIKRKLNMYYRFAYEKVDITSIDDDASQYIRDQKGITTTVSFTPKLVWNTLNHPVDPTRGNKSSLFVKYADTFLGGDSNFYKAGIESSQYVPLWWKFVGMLHGEAGYMESLDDKKLPIDERYRLGGMHSVRGFDYGDISPVDENGYEYGGNKFLLFNAELIFPLSEASNLKGVLFYDTGQVYDNDENYFEKDMRSSVGFGFRWFSPIGPLRLEYGYKLDKKKDEEQAQWDFSIGGTF